A genomic window from Sphingobacteriales bacterium includes:
- a CDS encoding deoxynucleoside kinase has protein sequence MKYQFVAVSGTIGAGKSALASRFASLTNSQLILEEFANNSFLEKFYSNPERYAFPLEISFLFERFQQMKTTFANADLFKTSFIADYFFDKSLLFAKNNLTADQFAVFYPLFETFREQLPSPDLLIYLKRPVDVLLKNIQKRGRSYEQSISPEYLENIQHYYLTYLKSLQHQRVLIIEMEDKDFIADEKNFRKLYGLLFTEFLPKIHFFNINDEI, from the coding sequence TTGAAATATCAGTTTGTAGCGGTAAGTGGTACCATTGGAGCCGGGAAATCTGCTCTCGCATCCCGTTTTGCATCGCTCACAAATTCTCAATTGATTCTGGAAGAATTTGCCAATAATTCTTTTCTTGAAAAGTTTTATTCAAACCCTGAACGCTATGCTTTTCCGCTGGAAATCAGCTTTTTATTTGAAAGATTTCAACAGATGAAAACCACTTTTGCCAATGCTGATTTATTCAAAACTTCTTTCATTGCCGATTATTTCTTTGATAAATCATTACTTTTTGCCAAAAACAACCTGACTGCTGACCAGTTTGCCGTTTTTTATCCATTATTTGAAACTTTCAGAGAACAGTTGCCCAGTCCCGATCTGTTGATTTACCTGAAAAGGCCGGTTGATGTTTTACTGAAAAACATACAGAAAAGAGGCCGTAGTTATGAACAGAGTATCAGCCCTGAATATCTTGAAAACATTCAGCATTATTACTTAACCTACCTGAAATCATTGCAGCATCAGCGGGTACTCATTATTGAGATGGAAGACAAAGATTTTATTGCAGATGAAAAAAATTTCAGGAAATTGTACGGACTTTTATTTACTGAATTTCTGCCAAAAATTCATTTTTTCAATATTAATGATGAAATTTAA
- a CDS encoding TonB-dependent receptor encodes MMKFNTVSHRKTYLTLLILFLITFVVEAQEFATVSGKITDKTTGDPLIGANVFLKGTNKGTATGLDGSFKISDVRPGIYDVEFTYIGYKKMVLTAVRIEKNENKVLNIKLEPTSLTIDQEVVIVGDKPLIDQDQSKTENRISSDKIEASPVRQLAQLLNSQAGVINSPFGINIRGGRTYETGFYIDGVSAKDPLAGTGFGLDIGTNSIQEMEISTGSVDVEYGNSTAGTVNTKTRTGGNKHEVTLNYKRDNLGFNKEYSSCFNQQLFEMNAGGPLTFLEKKLPGKETRIRYYLSMRSSLNDEYIKNPAKQLNSSLFPTNFWSPYQDNRWSAFAKLNYDFDPTMRLTISYLKSININQDVNMLRVTGNDISFSPGYQYVFHLQPDNAATFTHESNLQTIRWNHTPVNRFSYQLTLSRLFVHLRADANGRPWRPENVDTEFDPYSIREFPVSYFNPDDDVVFAIQGPGLYNNNGITPLWHDHLVEEYTAKISGNLYSKNSRNTVTAGMEYKSQYLRWIDIRRPWVGAPMQLPDGSFSQSFRLGEQSDIWEVNPEQIAAYVSDKYKFLGLVANIGGRLELWAPGKFVDDAIHNPAAPIRDEIRDAYLNKSSKIIGRRYKIRFLPKISASFPVHENQVLYFNYGHSTVLPHPSYLYTGLDPKYSDRSTLSFVGNPDLDPEVDISYELGLRSQISSNDALNISAFWKDKYDFITSASMMIKDVTGKEVSRTIRINSDYARIRGFELTYLKRIKKWFQGEMSLSYMTATGQSASASETIKEIINSGIREDTREYPLPWDRPLDIKFNMLFVKNTETGFFNLPLLNKFKFYLEGNYRSGIRYTPYVLTGYEAYSGRPIYVMNTSSSARYSELGKYWLWFDANLIRWWSLKHLEIAASLEVTNIFNNKNAAIINPVTGKAYEYGDPVPSEWRDPMYNDPRDPRSSNLPPENPARYLPQRHMLIGVFLKFN; translated from the coding sequence ATGATGAAATTTAATACGGTATCACATAGGAAAACATACCTTACCTTATTAATACTATTTCTGATAACTTTTGTCGTAGAAGCTCAGGAATTTGCAACTGTTTCCGGAAAAATTACAGATAAGACAACAGGTGACCCACTTATTGGTGCGAATGTTTTCCTGAAAGGAACAAATAAAGGAACAGCAACCGGTTTAGATGGTTCGTTCAAAATTTCGGATGTCAGACCCGGGATTTATGATGTTGAATTTACCTATATCGGCTATAAAAAAATGGTTCTGACAGCTGTCAGAATTGAAAAAAATGAAAATAAAGTATTGAATATCAAGCTTGAACCTACTTCATTGACCATTGATCAGGAAGTGGTCATCGTTGGAGATAAACCCCTGATAGATCAGGATCAATCCAAAACGGAGAATCGAATATCTTCTGACAAAATTGAAGCCTCTCCAGTTCGCCAGCTTGCACAACTTCTTAATTCTCAGGCAGGTGTGATAAATTCACCATTTGGCATTAATATCCGTGGAGGACGAACTTACGAAACAGGTTTTTACATCGATGGGGTTTCAGCAAAAGACCCATTGGCAGGTACCGGCTTTGGTCTTGATATTGGCACCAATTCGATTCAGGAAATGGAAATTTCGACTGGAAGTGTGGATGTGGAATATGGGAACTCTACAGCCGGAACTGTCAATACCAAAACCAGAACAGGTGGGAACAAACATGAAGTTACTCTAAACTACAAAAGAGATAATTTAGGTTTTAACAAAGAGTATTCTTCCTGTTTTAACCAGCAACTGTTTGAAATGAATGCCGGAGGCCCCCTGACTTTTCTTGAGAAAAAATTACCGGGCAAAGAAACCAGAATCCGTTACTATCTTTCCATGCGTTCGAGCCTTAACGATGAATACATTAAAAATCCTGCAAAACAGCTAAATTCATCCTTGTTTCCAACCAACTTCTGGTCACCCTATCAGGATAACCGATGGTCTGCTTTTGCCAAATTGAATTATGATTTTGATCCTACCATGCGGCTCACCATTTCCTATTTAAAATCCATCAACATCAATCAGGACGTTAATATGCTTAGGGTCACCGGAAATGACATTTCCTTTAGCCCTGGTTATCAATATGTATTTCATCTGCAACCCGATAATGCTGCTACATTTACCCATGAATCGAATCTTCAGACCATCCGCTGGAACCATACCCCTGTCAACAGGTTTTCGTATCAGCTTACTTTGTCGAGATTATTTGTACACTTAAGAGCCGATGCCAATGGAAGACCATGGCGTCCTGAAAATGTGGATACGGAATTTGATCCTTATTCCATTCGCGAATTTCCTGTCAGCTATTTTAATCCGGACGATGATGTAGTCTTTGCCATTCAGGGCCCGGGTCTTTACAACAACAACGGAATCACTCCTTTGTGGCACGACCATCTGGTAGAGGAATATACGGCCAAAATCTCAGGAAACCTTTATTCAAAGAATTCAAGAAATACGGTTACGGCAGGAATGGAATATAAAAGCCAGTATCTTCGATGGATAGATATTAGGAGGCCATGGGTAGGCGCTCCCATGCAGTTGCCGGATGGCTCTTTCTCTCAATCGTTCAGGCTTGGCGAACAAAGTGATATATGGGAAGTAAACCCGGAACAAATAGCTGCCTATGTTTCTGATAAGTATAAGTTTTTAGGCCTTGTTGCCAATATTGGCGGAAGACTAGAACTTTGGGCCCCCGGCAAATTTGTTGATGATGCCATACATAATCCGGCTGCTCCCATACGTGATGAGATCCGGGATGCTTATCTGAATAAGTCGTCCAAAATTATAGGTAGAAGATACAAAATCAGATTTCTGCCAAAAATATCAGCATCCTTTCCGGTACATGAAAACCAGGTGCTTTACTTTAACTACGGGCATTCAACCGTCTTACCCCATCCTTCTTATCTATACACAGGCCTTGATCCAAAATACAGCGACAGAAGTACCTTGTCTTTTGTTGGTAACCCCGATCTCGACCCCGAAGTGGATATTTCTTATGAATTAGGCCTTCGCTCACAGATTTCATCCAATGATGCTTTGAATATCAGTGCTTTCTGGAAAGATAAGTATGATTTTATCACATCAGCTTCGATGATGATCAAAGATGTTACCGGGAAAGAGGTAAGCCGGACCATCCGTATCAATTCAGATTATGCAAGAATCAGGGGATTTGAATTAACCTACCTGAAAAGAATTAAAAAATGGTTTCAGGGGGAAATGTCGCTTTCGTACATGACCGCTACAGGCCAAAGTGCTTCTGCTTCTGAAACAATTAAAGAGATAATCAATTCCGGTATTCGGGAAGATACACGTGAATATCCCTTGCCATGGGACCGGCCTCTGGATATTAAATTTAATATGTTGTTCGTGAAAAATACTGAAACCGGATTTTTTAACCTGCCTTTACTCAATAAATTCAAATTTTATCTGGAAGGAAATTACCGATCCGGAATACGTTACACTCCTTATGTCCTGACAGGTTATGAAGCTTATTCAGGCAGACCCATTTATGTCATGAATACTTCCTCTTCTGCCCGATATTCTGAGTTGGGGAAATACTGGTTGTGGTTCGATGCCAACCTCATCAGATGGTGGTCGCTTAAACATCTTGAAATTGCAGCTTCATTAGAAGTAACTAATATTTTTAACAACAAAAATGCAGCAATTATTAATCCTGT
- the folK gene encoding 2-amino-4-hydroxy-6-hydroxymethyldihydropteridine diphosphokinase: MKMKNRAILSLGSNLGDRLMNLHTAMKLLTADTGELTINSSVYETEPWGLKEQPDFLNMVVGIETELSPQQLLSEIKYIEDELLREKSIRWGSRSIDIDILFFNDLVINSDILTIPHPEIANRRFVLVPLAEIFPDLIHPVLKKPVNSLLVNCSDPSEVKLFEQQKIIV, encoded by the coding sequence ATGAAGATGAAAAACAGAGCCATTTTATCACTGGGAAGCAACCTTGGCGACAGGCTGATGAACCTTCATACTGCCATGAAATTGCTTACCGCTGATACCGGAGAATTGACTATAAATTCATCTGTTTATGAAACTGAGCCATGGGGACTGAAAGAACAACCCGATTTCCTGAATATGGTTGTGGGTATTGAGACTGAATTATCTCCGCAACAATTGCTTAGTGAGATTAAATACATTGAAGATGAACTTCTTAGAGAAAAATCCATCAGGTGGGGAAGCCGGTCTATTGATATCGATATTCTGTTTTTCAATGATTTAGTAATAAATTCAGACATTCTTACCATTCCTCATCCTGAAATTGCTAACCGCAGGTTTGTATTGGTTCCTCTGGCGGAGATTTTCCCTGACTTAATTCATCCGGTTCTCAAAAAGCCAGTAAATAGCTTACTTGTTAATTGCTCCGATCCCTCTGAAGTGAAATTGTTTGAACAACAAAAAATAATCGTTTGA